The stretch of DNA tCCACTTTAAAAGATTACAGGAATGTCTCACTGCTTTGAAGAGAAAATGCTAGACTTGACTGTAGAACCAGTTCAGCCTAAGATGCACGATAGAGAGGATTTCAGAAACATCATATTAAAATACCTAATCTTACCTCGATGTTAGTATTTAACTCCAAAAGTGAATGTGGATTTACAAAATGACAATGTTATACTGAAGAACATTCAAGCTTGTTATTTAAACCCTAATGTCAGACTAGCCCTTTCCTTGTTTTAGGTCTGTTtggattaccaaaattatttatatttgtttcctttttctcagAACAGTTTGCTGAGATGTTGGCTCATTCCTttctgcagtattttattttcatctctacctacaattttttttatggaaCAGAAATCAAGGCTTTGTGATGATCAAACATTGAGTTTATTTTCCTGAAGACTTGTGTAACAAACTGGACACTGAGGGATCATTCCTCATTTGGAAGACCAGTTTTCATGAAAGCTGCAGCTCTCTATCTGAGATGTTGCTTCAGTATTTCCACAAAACGGTATTTTCTCTTGATGCGATTTATTTggtgaagtgcaccagtccctcctgcagcaaacAGCTCAGtaacataatgctgccaccctCACAGTTGGGATTGTTTTCTCAGCTTTGCAAGTTTACCCCTTTTTTGTCCAAATGAAAAATGgtcaataaataaacactttaagTTTAGTTTCACCAACTAAAAGCTAAGATCAGGACTCCACAGCTAAGATCTATTTCTCTGAGTGCATCTGCAAACTTCATTATATACGTCTTTTGGATTATTGACTATTTCATCAGGGAGTGGCCTTTGTTGGCATACGAGTGGATTCAATGTTTATAATTGTCCCACTCaggtatctttttttttaaaaaaagatgagcaTTCACACCAGTCTAGTCGGGGTCCAACATATTCTTTTAAACTTTCACcttgatttatttagatttttccatGTCATACTTAGTATGTGGTCTGTTTGACATgttgctttacaaaaacattaaaatttgtgcCTCCTTGTCTTTCAAATGTTGTGAACAAGCTATTAGAAGCTTGTGACATAATTATCAGCTTTATGTCTCCATCTTTAATGTCATCTCTCTCCAACCTTTCAGTTCAttgctgttttgtttgcagaggtACTATTagctaaaatacaaacattttgtttgccCTTAAAAGAGAAAGTGGGAAAGCAAATCAGAGAAGTGTGTTTTCCAACCATCAGCACAGTAGCAGCCACTGCGGGCTATTTTCTAGCACTAAGCACCAGCCACAACAATAACTCATTCTGCCTGATATTGTGTAGGTCTACCTCGGGACACCTCTTACCCATCAGGGCATCCTGCAGTTGTGCCATATTCTGTGTGAAATCAAGGTGTCTTTGTTATGATTCTGCTGCTCCAGAGCCTTTTTATGATGCTGCAAAACTACATTGTCCTGCTGAGGATATGGAGCAATTTTAAAACCAAGCACAAGCGAATAAAGGACATCTGACACAACTTCCcaaggacaaacaaccacacacacacaggcccccacacacacccccacacacacacgcacacacactgcagTTAAACTTTGTCGTTCATTTTCTCCAACATTTCATGTCACACCATACATcgctttatttctgttttgtaattAGCCTGCTCTAAAATGGCACACTATATTTAATCACTAGGATCATTTTAATATCAATGTGTGCAACATCAGAAACTATAACTTTCAGTATGTGGCAGGATAAGATTGTTTATTTGTTAAGCACTCCCTATTTCACTGTGTTTTCTCCCCACAGccagtttattttagttttcaagATGTTAAAGTTCAGAGGTAGAGATGGACACATTGTTATTGCAGAAAAACAATCTTTATTATTTGATCCTAATACcaaatgaaatatgttgaagGTTCTGAATGTCGTGTGgggtgttaatatttttttaagggtGTGTAGGTGTTGATGGGCGGTAAAGTAACATCCATATGAATCCCAGGAACCTGAGCTTCGCCAGGCCGGCCAGAGCattgatgaatttatttttctttttttctactgtttttaaatgtcatccCCGATGAACTGATGCAAGCACAACATTCAAAGACATCAATTTTTGCATGTGTTCCAGCTCCAagtggtaaaaataaatcagcaggtTAAGtgaaattttctgaaatacaCACCAACACTCGATGATTTTCCTCTGCTGTGACTCGCGTTGTAAAAACATCCATATGAATTCTGAATCCAAGTCGATGTCTCCTTCTCTCACCAGGACTCGGTTGATGCAAAGCTTCAAAGAATCCCACTCCCATGAGTCCCTCCTTTCCCCCAGCAGTGCTGCAGAGGCTTTAGACCTAGTTCTGGATGAAGATGCCATTATCAAGCCTGTCCACTCTAGCATTTTAGGACAAGAGTACTGCTTTGAGGTGTGTTAATCTCTCTaaccttttccttttctgtgttttttttgcctgcctgtcactttttttctctttttctccagctgaaaTTATGTAACATTTGCGCTACGGCTGCACAGCCTCTTCATTTCTGTCTGGAGcttatatttttgataaatatagtTCATTAGTTAATTAGAGCTAATATAATGAAACAGATTGTTGGAGTTACAAGTTTTGTTGAGCAGAGATATTTAACGATTAAGGCTTGCAGGTTTGGGGGTTTGTGTCGTATGTCATCTTCGAAAAACACGTTATAAAATAAGCATATTTAAATCAAGTGGAATTCATCCCCTACGCCTACTAAATGCATGACGTTTTGGGGATATTTGCAGGTTGCCAATCCATCACAGGGTAATACAGATCCCCTCTGGGCTAATTAAAGTGGTTAATTATTCTAACGTGCATATTtatggactgtgggaggaagccagagaagCAACAATTTCAAAATGCCATTAACGAAGGCCTCTGACTGGAATTCAACCCCAGCACCTTCtttctgcaaggcaacaatgctGATAACTGTGCAGCCTAGATGCAGCACAATGCAGTAAAGTTCGGTTTATTATGCCAGTATTTTGTTGACATAGCGATCAGTTTAGGGGCCAGTATTGAAGAATAGGCTTCATTAATCTAATTTTAGAGAAATTCTATTCATTTTAGATTAGTCTAGATCAGCTCTTTCCCGTCTAAGTGCTCTTACCACATTTGTGCTTGTCCCTGAGGTAAGAGTGGCTTTTCATACTATTTTTAGTTCagcagaacagctgcatttcaCTCAAGAGATATACAGATTTCACTTAAGCCTCTTAGGAGGCAAAAATTGGTTTACACTTTGTATAATCAGGGgaggataaaaagaaaagacctGAAGTGAAAAACTCAAGTGAAAACTAATAAGCCTGTCCTCCACGGagtgttttaatttagttgcaATCTGCATCTTTACCcctaaatgtttctgaatctTACAACTTGGattggaaaaacaaatcagtcGCAAAGAAATCAGTGTCATTAAAAATGCTTGGTCTTCAGGTAACCACCAATTCAGGGACAAAATGTTTTGCCTGCCGATCAGCTTCTGAAAGAGACAAATGGATTGAGAATCTGCAACGAGCGGTCAAACCAAACAAGGTATTctcagtggatttttttttgtgtgtgtccagTTAAGTTTAACATTCAAGCCTCCTGGGTTGTTTAACGCAGTTATAGCACTCTTTTCAGGACAACAGCAGGCGGGTGGAGAATGTGCTCAAGTTGTGGATAATTGAGGCTCGAGATCTTCCAGCTAAGAAACGCTACTACTGCGAGCTTTGTCTGGACGACATGCTGTACGCGCGCACCACCAGCAAACCCCGCACCGACACGGTCTTCTGGGGAGAACATTTTGAGTTTAACAATTTGCCAACCATTCGTAGCCTTCGTTTGCACCTTTACAAAGAGACAGATAAAAAGAGACGCAAGGTAAGCATTTCGTTTCAGCactttttatatgtttgatctaaaaaatacaaagcatATCAGGGTTAAAATCCGTCTTGCTTGCAAACTAGGAGAAAAGCACATACATCGGCCTCGTCAGCATCCCAATATCCAGCATCACGGGCCGGCAGTTTGTTGAGCAGTGGTACCCGGTGATACAGTCCAGTGTTTTAGCCAAAGGTGGCGGCGTTGGAAGTGCCAAAGTGATCAATGCTTCGCTGCGTGTCAAGTCGCGCTATCAGACTATGAATATTCTCCCAATGGAGCTGTACAAGGAGTTTGCCGAGTACATCACCAACAACTACCGAACACTGTGCGCGGTGCTGGAGCCGCTGCTGAGCGTGAAGAGTAAAGAGGAGGTGGCGTTTGCTCTGGTGCACATTCTTCAGAGCACAGGGAAAACAAAGGTAAATAAAGAATCAACCAACAAAATATTTGGGCTGTGTTTAGCAAATATCGTTCAAAAGACGATTTATTAGCAAATCAACAAATTTACTCCTGTAAATATTACTGTTTACGGCAACTTTTCTTAAAACttcctaataaataaatatcttagtcatttatttattagaaattagcattttaaatgcaatagttatgttttaatattactcaacttttttttgcaatgtttttcttttaaatgtatttttttctgacagctgTAGCTAAATTACCTTTGAGATTAATGATACTATAAACTCCCCTTGCTtgcaacttttctgttttattgaacTTCACGTTGTGTCTCCTCGTAGGAGTTTCTTTCAGACATGGCGATGTGTGAGGTAGATCGATTTATGGACCGTGAACATTTGATCTTTCGGGAAAACACACTGGCTACAAAGGCTGTGGAAGAGTACCTCAAACTAATAGGTCACAGATACCTCAAGGAAGCTATAGGTAAGACCGCCAGTAGCTCCGGtgttaaaaatatctaatttaaaaaatgaccaaaaatgagATGATCGCTTACAACATCGTGGTGTCTTCCTTGTATAGATCCCTAAATACATTCAGTAGTTGCCATCTGATTGGTTAAGTCACCATTTGTGTTTACAAATAGCTTAAAAGGTGTATCCAATAAAGACTGTTGACTAGATCTTTCAAAATGTACTATCTCTACTTTTACTTCCTATCTAAGTTTTCTAGCCATCTTAGCAGATGTTTGACAAATCTCATACCATTTACTCCTTAGCCTTATTTAAAAGGTAATGCTCATTTTCCACCTTACTGACCTCCAGTAAGAGATATTTTccttatgttttattatgttgaGAATAATATTAACACTATTATTCAGCCTTGATTCAACTGGTTTACTGACCAGATGAAACTGATTTAAGTGAGACcgttcatttttttctatctacctTAGTCAGGATTGCAGTAGCTTTAATGACTTGGCCTTTGATGTACTCTGAAATGTGATGTTCtgaattttaagtttaaatacgacaacaacaaaaataacacctCCCTGAAGTCATAATTCTGATTTGACAATTGGGGATCCTCAAGCAAACCTGAATTCAGTACTAAATGTGGTTGACGTGCATGTCAGATATTGTAAGGGTTGCAGGTGCTACTTTGTCTCTGATGGTTTGCATTTCATatgagcagaaacacaaacagcactGTATGGCAGTCTTTgtaaacatttgtgttttgcagaTTAAATGGATGAAAAAACTCCTCAGGTTGTGTTGCTAATAGCAGTAAGCAATCCAAAGTAAGCAAAAGACAATGTGTTATGAATCTTTGATGAATCCTAGACCTAGTAAAACGCCTTGTTCCGAACTGAGTTAGCCTTAGtgataatatatataaatcctAGAATACCTGTCTCTGTACATCCTCAGTATATCTATCAGTAAAAGgtgagaagaggaaaaaagaggaTTACTGATGATTTTTGGCTGGAGTTGGTGGCATTTTTCCATGCAAGCTGGACAGGCCTGGAACCCCCTGGTTGTTAAGGAAAGATTTATGAAGATAAAATTTGACTTGTAGGAGAAATGCAATGGGCTGTTTTTGCACTGTGGTGAATTGTGTACCTGTTAGTACTTCATGGGTGATCTTTTACATAAATTCAAATTATACCAAAACGTCCTTTAAAAACCAATGCATTTTGCCCTTGAAGTGTAAACAGTGGGGTTCATGTCGCCTTTAAAGAATGCCGATGTGAGGAGGCTCCGAGACCgagtaattttaataaaataaggaTTTATTTCAATCAAGCCCATCACCCAGACATTGCCATTTTTGTCATTCTCCACTCTTCAGGCACGATCAGGCATTCCTTACCAGGCATTTTTTAGCCTCTCGGCATATATCTTTGGCTTCGGAATTTCCTCTAAGTCCCAGATCTCTGTTGTCCACTTTCCAGGTGATTTCATTCGAGCCTTATACGAGTCTGAGGAGAACTGTGAGGTGGACCCAATGCGTGTCCCACCATCAGTCCTTGCTGACCACCAAGCCAACCTCCGGATGTGCTGCGAGCTTTTACTCTGCAAGATCATCAACTCCCTCTGGTCAGTTCTTATTCCATATTCATTGTTGAGGATAAATTTATGATTATTTGCATTTGAAGACTCTGTGACCATGTGCTGCACTCTCAACAATTCAAGCCCTGAAAATCTGTAAAACGCCTCAAACTTGATTAATCTTTTGTCAaaaatcaatgtattttacattatatcATATGAACAGAAGCACAAATAATTAGATCTTTCTAAAAAagtcttaacattttttttcaaacaccaaatatatccTAATATGTATGGTGAAAATGGAAACTGTCAGTAAAAGCTAAAATCcacagtcttccttatttccGCTCTTGGCATTACAGCCAATCAAAGGCAACAAAAATGTCAAGTAGCAGTTCACCTCATTATTCATGTTCATGTTGTCGGACTGCTTCTGCTTAagtgatttcattttatttttatttttttcccccaattccAGCAGTAATCAGAGCTGGATGTGACTCGTAACGTTGAACTAAGAAATTGTggttaatcacaattaattctTAATTGAATAAGGGAAAATCTGTTAcggagaaaatacttttttcactgCACTTCAGGTAACAGAGCCTGTGCTCCACCTCATTTTCACATGTCAAGGATACAGAAAGTGATAGATTACTGGCTAAAGTTCATTTTGATCAAGTGTACATTAAACAATGGTTTCAGCTGcatatatttttgataaattgtGAAATTACAGCTATTTCCTTTGAATATGTGTGCTCagattaatgttttgtttttatataacaaTTGCTTTTACTTAAGTTGGGGTAACATTGATTAAACACACCGGATGCTGTTTTGATGTTGCATGTTTCAAGATAAGGTTAAGAAGTCTGTTTGATTTCAAGTGAAATTGTTCGTCTGTGTAACAGAGAGGtatagaaaaaacaacaacagcacaagacttcactgtaaaaaaagaaaagaaaagtattcaacagaaatgtttcctcttGAAGAGAGTAATATGGCTGGGTAACTTTCTATAACTTTCAGTCTCCCGGCATTTCCACCTCGCTGTTCTCCCTGACAGCTGCTGTAATAAGAACAATGTTCTTGTTTCAGCATCTTTCCCCGGGAGCTGAAGGAGGTTTTTGCCTCTTGGAGAGCCAGATGCGCCGAGCGAGGAAGAGAGGATCTCGCCGACAGCCTCATCAGCTCCTCCCTGTTCCTGCGCTTCATGTGCCCGGCCATCATGTCACCGTCCCTGTTCAACCTGATGCAGGAGTACCCGGCCGAGCGCACGTCCCGCACGCTCACGCTCATCGCCAAGGTGATGCAGAACCTGGCCAGCTTCACCAAGTGAGTCTCCTCGGCTCTGCTGCGCTGATTCGATGTGGTTAATTTTTAGACCTGCAGACGCTCGGGTGGGATGGCCTAACCTCGCCGAAATAGAGGATTGCAGTTTTGCCTGCGAGGGTTTAAGCTGTTACTCACACGCAGTGAGCTCAGAGCCTCTCTTCAGTGACACATTTCTTTCAGTTTGCTCTCTTTACTGACACTCTGATTAAAGCGAGAACACCGATGTGTTTATTTAAACCTCTGGCTTACAGAAGCACCGGCTTCAACAATCTAGTTGCACGTCATCAGTAGAATTTATCCAACTCAGTCGAAGGACATTGAAACTTCTCCTCACACTCATCTTATTGTGCTTAACTGGATGCTCActaaacaaaatgtgattttaaggATACAGTGTAGTAAAGAAGTTATTGCCCTGATTTCTTCGGTTTTTGCGTTTTTGTCACTTAAATGTTGTAGTCAGAGAGAAAAACTATCCAAACCAATAAAGTTATTGTATTATAAACCAGGTAACTGACTTGATGCAGCAGCTGCATCTTTttgcctacttcatgttgccaGACAAGTTCTATTTAATTGATATGTGTTCTGCAGAGCAGGTTATAGTCTTTAAATTTAACGACGCTAGTTTTTCAATTATGGCCTGATTGGTTATGACCAATTTTTACCCCAAATACATGAAAAACGGCCCTTTCCATTTTCCTCTGGTTATCTTTGTTTGATACTAAAgaaagtaaacagaaataacatTCAAATGACTTTTGACAATGCTGCCTACTTTATCCTACATTTGCTTTAAAGGTccttaaaaacacttttatgtcCAAGCAGTTCTGACATAAAGTTACTGCAATGTCATTGGTACTGCAGTACTCTGCAGTACTATATATAGTGCAGTATTTAgatgtgaatatgtttgttccTATTGAGTCAAATTCAGTTGAATTCTGCTCAATTTAGTTTAATggatttttctaatttaaaacaaatgaatctgtagataaagcactttgaataaagtaaataaacctgattgagatCTAGCTAAATACAATCTCATCGAATTCATTTGTGGTCCGCTTCGGTTAGGAATAGCctcatttaatgtatttattcagtATAATTATGAAACGGCAGTTTGAAAGTGGAGAGATTGTGTGAATCATCCCTTCGATTTAATATCTCATCCTGAGGGCGCGCAGCGAGGCAGAGTGGGGGGTAAGAAGGAGAAACTCACTCCAGCAGAATCAGAAATAGCCTCTGTCTGTCTTGTCCACCTGGGAGGTGAGAGGACAGAAAAgccaaacaaacaagaacaaaagcACCAGGTTAGAAATGCCTGGTTGCTTCCAGCACAACTGCAGGAGGTTCAAGGTAATCTGATGGATCGCCAGTCAAGACTTTGggcttcataaatgtttttggtcTCTTCCTAAACACAGGATGGTGGTACTTTTTAATCCAGTTACATGCTAGAGATTTGAATTCTCCGAGATGTATATCTAATTCACTTAGGATTATTTATTCACCAATAGTGAGGCTCATTCTGATATGTCACCAGAGACGGACAGAGCAGCCAAAAATGTTGCTCAAGAGCAGCGATACTGTCAtgatattactcaagtaaaggtcAAAATTATGGCGCAGTAAAAAAACTCCAAGAAgtatttttccccccaaaaaagttaagtaaatgtaactgtcAAGAATAAAAGTAGCGTTTGACAATAGCAACTTGTAGGCAGCTATTGACTTTTTATTAAgctcacatttttgtttttatctttttttattactctgatgtaatattctgatcttaaatgttttgttagcagaaaatcatcctaattaacagaaataaggACTCTCAAACACCCATCCGtccagcaaaaacacaaaatctgactaTGTACTTCTGtttaatttctagtgcaaatatcttgggaTGCTTGAAAtgggacaaaactaacttacaagtaacttttcatcttAATATTGcagcttgtttaaagtaaataatgtctttatattgatgaaaaagtactagttaaaaatgtaaacgcAATATGATATCGCTTTTATTCCTTCAGTGCTCTTCTAATCATCGCCTTTTCAGATTTGGACCCAAGGAGGAATACATGTATTTCATGAACGAGTTCCTGGAGATGGAGTGGGGCTCCATGCAACAGTTCCTCTATGAGATTTCCAACATGGACACTGGAGGAAACGCCGGAGGCTTTGAGGGCTACATCGACCTTGGTAGGGAGCTGTCCATGCTGCACAGCTTGCTGTGGGAAGTCATGGGACAGCTCAGTAAGGTGGGTCAAATTTTATTATTAGTCAACTGTGAAGGCTcaccactgttccatgtttgtttgaaaaataaaataaaatagcacaAAATGTTAAAGCTCACTGAATGAAGAATTTGAATTCTTGTTTATTGCattgagcaaataaaaatatctttcttcTTAGACCCGTTTCTCGAACTGATAAAGGCATAACATTAACTTATTCATTTCTGGtcatgcttgttcatgtttgtAGCGCCAACAAAAGGTTAAggagtgtattttattgttttttactttaaaaaataaaaaaaatctccctgcAGGATGCAATTCTCAAACTCGGACCCCTGCCACGGCTGCTGAACGACATCAGCGTTGCCCTGAGGAATCCGCAGCTCCACATGCCCACAAACCACCAACCGGAGAGACCGAAGGACAGACTCTTCTCCCGCCCATCCTTCAATCGCCTTATGTCCTCTGATTTCCAAAGCCTTATGATGCGTGATTTAAACAGGTATCTTGTCATGGCCCCCTGTCGTTTCCCCACATTTTCTGTTGTCATTACTTCTGGGCACGAAACTTGCATTTGCATGTCCCCGAATAGAACAAAGCGCCAGCAGGATCGGTCCCCGCTGTGGCTCTATAAAGACCCGGCGCATGGCTGTGATTGCTAATGTGCACCTAGGCTGCATAAAGAGAGGATTTACAGCTACACAAGGGTGTTATTAACAGGGACTCATAAAAAGGCCAAGTGTACACAGGAAGTGAGAGTTCAGCAGCTCATAACAACCCTGGTGTATTTCTAAAAGGCCcgtaatgctaatgctaatgcacCTCAACCGGCTGTCAGAGCGTTCATCATTCCCTAATTGCCAGCACCATCTGTTTTCCCAGAGTCTTTTCTCACCTTGTTTTTGATTCTTTAGTTCTCCAGAATTGTCGGGAGACATTGGACTGGGTTTTAATAACAATATTAAAGGAGATCATTTAGACCAGGGTGCTCACGTCGATCGCGGGAAGGTTTTCAGTCGATCTCAGCAgtaggtgacaaactgaacgccGCCAGGAAGCTGAGACCAGCACTTCCTTTACTGACAGGCTTATCAGAAATATTCACCAAGATCCAAAACGTTTGTAGCTTcatcaaagaataaaaatgaaaaaaaaaaaaataaaataaaaatcaacaaaacgtgttaaaaatgaataatctcAGTAGTTATTGTTTCAACTAGGTGTTGCGCAATTTAGTGCGTTTCGGCTCCATTAACAAAAGAAGGCGAATCAAAGACCGACTGACTaacagagcaggagtttaaattagccaatcaaccaccgctgtgttcagggaagcgctgattaataatcgagaaataaatattaagccTGGAAAcctgatatcgtaacggactgaatgttatgtttttaacctaatctttgctcgtcttgcggggcgcaggcaattgccatggcaacgggtGTGCTTAAATGACAGAGactaaaaaggtaggagtggttttgagttgatcacctgttcgggttattttacctttgtttacctttgctgtggcgcattacagttTCTGAACGTTCATTAAACGACAAACTTGGcttaattacctcgttcgtttgcaGTATAcgtcacaacaaacatcaaataggaCAAATATATTTGATTAAGTTTTaccaaacaaatggcttctaccacgataattatgtgaaattaaattaattatatcccaacttcagaagatttgcctttacctttacagagctctttggttcctcctatcagtctgtagcttctcatattgacgtcatcaaaccaaatgtcagatctaccataactgactgacacctgctggcctcaggtttgcaaccagcttctgactgagaaaccagtaacctcctcccagtgtcagaatctcactgaggaagaaactgcattaggttttctatcactttattatttctgctataactgatgtatattcgcatataaaataagtcagtAGGGTTTAacttacaatttttatgtcttcatgtcatgaggtagatctcagccggctggtgagagaaaaagtagatcttggtctcaaaaagtttgggcacccctgatttagaggGTCAGCATGAAAGGATTACTCAGCACTTTAGTGACGCAAATCTGGTGCAGGTGGAAAAGTGACGGGTAATGCCAGAGTGATGCCGTCTCACTTTGTTTGTTCCCTCTGCCCTTGTGTTTTCAATTCCTTACTTGTGTCCTGTCATCCCTTATTTTCTCCCTCATTTCTATCTCTCTTCCtccttgtaatttttttttgcccccatctgatttcttttgtcttttcccaTCATACTtgtccattttgttttgctatttagtgtttttctcctctccttcgCCTGTCTTCCTTTCCTTCTACCCTTCTTTGTATACTTCTTCTTTCCCTTTTTCCTTGTGtatttcttcctgttttgcttCACTCCTTTTTAGTGTCCCGACtctctttcttctgtttcatcTATCCTTCTTTTCATgcctttttgtctttccttcctTCACTGCTTTGTTGTGGCCTACTTCTCTTCCTTCCGATTATCCATTCTTTCCTTTATTCCTTGCactcttccttctttccttcccttttttctgatgtttttcccGGTTCCATATGAAAACCTTTCTCAGTCTGCCATTTATTCAtagtgaaataaatatcaacTACTGAGAACTTTAGACAGTTGGGTTTTGAAGGTCTGGAAATATTGTGCATGAAAAATTGTGTAGGAACCCTATTACGCGCTTGTTATATAATCACACATATATACTGTGAAGCCTCACAGACGAGTGTGTGGGATCAAAACCAAGCAATTCTTCAGCCTCAGTCCCAAAATAAGTGAATAACATCAAGCTGCACATAATCCATCAGATCTGAGGGACATCCTTCCACAGTATAGTCTCTTCTTCTGCCTGTCTGCAGCTCGATAGACATCTCGCGCCTCCCGTCGCCCACGACCGGAGTCTCAGCTGTAGAATCCCTCTCCTCCAATCTGAACATGAGGCGTCAGGCCGAGCGAGACCTCCGTTCTTCGTCCAGGGAGGTGTTCTACGTCACCCGCCCACCTCTGGCTCGATCCAGCCCTGCGTACTGCACCAGCAGCTCGGACATCACAGAACCCGATCCGAAGGTAGAgtgtgtaaatgtttatttcgtCAACTGATGGCATGATGGTGTTTTAACtcaaatttcaataaaaatggcCAATGTTTGCACATGCTACattataaaagataaaaaacaggTGACATTGAGAAGTAATTGAAAgtcgatgtttttttttaattttgattaagtTAAATTGCATCCAGATCTTtgccttgtttttatttggctAGCCTCATTGGTTGTTTAAAAATCTCTGATTGcatttgaaaagaaagtttCCACATTTCTCATGACCGCTGAGGCGCAGCGGCTTGCTAAAACATTCATCCTGGAtgaacgttttcacat from Xiphophorus maculatus strain JP 163 A chromosome 13, X_maculatus-5.0-male, whole genome shotgun sequence encodes:
- the LOC102230100 gene encoding ras/Rap GTPase-activating protein SynGAP-like isoform X2, which gives rise to MDTSSKTWLPHQGQFGLVGQAEVCCGGPGVLTPNQSRRASFASVRQSSMETPPNTTPQPFRQPSFLNRRLKGSIKRAKSQPKLDRTSSFKQMILPRFRSADQERTRLMQSFKESHSHESLLSPSSAAEALDLVLDEDAIIKPVHSSILGQEYCFEVTTNSGTKCFACRSASERDKWIENLQRAVKPNKDNSRRVENVLKLWIIEARDLPAKKRYYCELCLDDMLYARTTSKPRTDTVFWGEHFEFNNLPTIRSLRLHLYKETDKKRRKEKSTYIGLVSIPISSITGRQFVEQWYPVIQSSVLAKGGGVGSAKVINASLRVKSRYQTMNILPMELYKEFAEYITNNYRTLCAVLEPLLSVKSKEEVAFALVHILQSTGKTKEFLSDMAMCEVDRFMDREHLIFRENTLATKAVEEYLKLIGHRYLKEAIGDFIRALYESEENCEVDPMRVPPSVLADHQANLRMCCELLLCKIINSLCIFPRELKEVFASWRARCAERGREDLADSLISSSLFLRFMCPAIMSPSLFNLMQEYPAERTSRTLTLIAKVMQNLASFTKFGPKEEYMYFMNEFLEMEWGSMQQFLYEISNMDTGGNAGGFEGYIDLGRELSMLHSLLWEVMGQLSKDAILKLGPLPRLLNDISVALRNPQLHMPTNHQPERPKDRLFSRPSFNRLMSSDFQSLMMRDLNSSIDISRLPSPTTGVSAVESLSSNLNMRRQAERDLRSSSREVFYVTRPPLARSSPAYCTSSSDITEPDPKVHSVNKSVSMMDLQDSRMNSISNLNSVGDMLASSQASIAGLGHSFGNLGAPLRMGGHLPPGSSGSGLRLSQMGHVGAPTESISQQQQQAAAAMHFPLSFQNPLFHLAAQNSPAQSQAPPPAAAPPPLLLTPEAENGHPDYPPAFGNSAFSRSEDLSALQSQSSLVQPSIVHSHSYSDDFTRQNQNNDYAWHQLSLQVQESLQQHHLMGVTSQTGTGTGTPASLATPPTTVHPSRQSSIAAQHLKSQRSINTPATATPPKVRPQSRNLLLNSSDASFSGSQPKSRPSKQMTQQQQQQPPPQQDGQLLVTDSPAPGLPFQTSSAKENQAPAAAAEESTDTPTKSSKKPQQSQLQPPQQHLLKPVANKQGNSQGMNERTVAWVSNMPHLSADIESLRPDREGQLKEYSKSMDESRLERVREYEEEIHSLKERLKMSHRKLEEYEQRLLSQEQQTSKILQQYQNRLEDSERRLKQQQLEKDSQIKGIISRLMAVEDELRGGAIPDIKPRILTDQSLSQVYGGLPGS